TGTGATGGTGCCGTGAAAATGCACAATCTGGTAATTCCATGTCGGCACGACCTTATGATGCTCTGCCTTTGATGGATACCAGTTCGGGCTGATATAGGCATCCTCGGCATGAAAGATCACCATGACATCGCTAGATTGCGCGACAATCTCATGCATGTCATTGGCTTTGGCGATATGTCCGATTAATGATTTATTGCCATCATCATCCGTTTCCAGTAATAGCGGGATATGGTTGGCAAGCAGGCCATCTGCACCATGCGTTACCACCGTGGCAAGCGGAAAAGACGTTACGATCTTTTCGATTTCGCTATCACGCACTTCATTGAAATGGACGGGTATATACATTTCGAGTCACCTGTTCCTGTTTATATATTTCATGGCGGTTGACTTCCTGTTGCAGATTAATGGGGCCAGGCGTTGTCCAATAACGCTTAACTGGTCGGAACCCCAGACTTTGCAAAACCTTGTTTGGCCCTATATTCTGCGCATAAGGTTCGCAAATAATCATCTGTAAATTCAGAATATCAAAAAACATGGCAATTGATTGCCCAAGACAGCTTTTGGCAATGCCCTGCCCGCGATTGGCATCATCCCAGATATGCATATGTATCATGCCCGTTTTGCCATATGTGAAGGGCGACATATTCGAATGGCCAACCAGATCACCCTGAAATTCCCATCCAAGATAGAACATATGACGCTCAGACAATGATGTGTGAAACTGATCTGTCAGTGTCTTGACCCATTGGCCTCTTGACGGCAATTTTGTTTTATCAACGCCAAGCGCCAATAAATGGCTATCACTGGCATTGCCCCAGTAATCGGCAACCAGCATATGTTCCGCCAAAGTCATTTCGCGCACTATTATACTACTCATCGTAAAAATCTGTCTCCATAATTGTTTTTATTCAACAATTTATGGAATTAACCAATTTGCCCCATAAAAAAGGTACAAAAAGCAAAAAGGCAGGGAAAATCCCTGCCTTTTCGAAATATGAAACGGGCAAACCTAACGCTTGGAGAACTGGAAGCTCTTACGCGCTTTCGCTCTACCGTATTTCTTACGCTCGACAACACGTGAGTCACGTGTCAGAAAACCACCGGCTTTCAAAGCGGGGCGCAGGCCTGGCTCGAAATAGGTCAAAGCCCGGCTGATACCGTGGCGTACCGCGCCAGCCTGACCAGACAGACCGCCACCTTTAACCGTAGCAAACACATCAAATTCACCAACACGCTCAACCGTTTCGAAAGGCTGGGCAAGGATCATCTGCAAAACCGGACGTGCGAAATAAACGCTGACGTCACGACCATTGATTTTCACCTGACCGGTGCCACGCTTCACCCATACACGGGC
This window of the Candidatus Puniceispirillum marinum IMCC1322 genome carries:
- a CDS encoding FMN-binding negative transcriptional regulator; protein product: MYIPVHFNEVRDSEIEKIVTSFPLATVVTHGADGLLANHIPLLLETDDDGNKSLIGHIAKANDMHEIVAQSSDVMVIFHAEDAYISPNWYPSKAEHHKVVPTWNYQIVHFHGTITFSDDVKFLRSVVGKLTSLFEQRVNGDKAWKMRDAPRDFLDEQIASIIGLRISVSRCEAKSKMSQNRPVQDRDNVRQKLEADRPVLADAMARIMPDEEKL
- a CDS encoding GNAT family N-acetyltransferase, whose protein sequence is MSSIIVREMTLAEHMLVADYWGNASDSHLLALGVDKTKLPSRGQWVKTLTDQFHTSLSERHMFYLGWEFQGDLVGHSNMSPFTYGKTGMIHMHIWDDANRGQGIAKSCLGQSIAMFFDILNLQMIICEPYAQNIGPNKVLQSLGFRPVKRYWTTPGPINLQQEVNRHEIYKQEQVTRNVYTRPFQ
- the rpsI gene encoding 30S ribosomal protein S9, which produces MAALGALTEGGTADAAPAEVVAAPAEPKIDSLGRSYATGRRKDASARVWVKRGTGQVKINGRDVSVYFARPVLQMILAQPFETVERVGEFDVFATVKGGGLSGQAGAVRHGISRALTYFEPGLRPALKAGGFLTRDSRVVERKKYGRAKARKSFQFSKR